From the Homo sapiens chromosome 1, GRCh38.p14 Primary Assembly genome, one window contains:
- the C4BPB gene encoding C4b-binding protein beta chain isoform X2, translating to MFFWCACCLMVAWRVSASDEHCPELPPVDNSIFVAKEVEGQILGTYVCIKGYHLVGKKTLFCNASKEWDNTTTECRLGHCPDPVLVNGEFSSSGPVNVSDKITFMCNDHYILKGSNRSQCLEDHTWAPPFPICKSRDCDPPGNPVHGYFEGNNFTLGSTISYYCEDRYYLVGVQEQQCVDGEWSSALPVCKLIQEAPKPECEKALLAFQESKNLCEAMENFMQQLKESGMTMEELKYSLELKKAELKAKLL from the exons ATGTTTTTTTGGTGTGCGTGCTGTCTTATGGTTGCGTGGCGAGTTTCTGCTTCAGATG AGCACTGTCCAGAGCTTCCTCCAGTGGACAATAGCATATTTGTCGCAAAGGAGGTGGAAGGACAGATTCTGGGGACTTACGTTTGTATCAAGGGCTACCACCTGGTAGGAAAGAAGACCCTTTTTTGCAATGCCTCTAAGGAGTGGGATAACACCACTACTGAGTGCCGCT tggGCCACTGTCCTGATCCTGTGCTGGTGAATGGAGAGTTCAGTTCTTCAGGGCCTGTGAATGTAAGTGACAAAATCACGTTTATGTGCAATGACCACTACATCCTCAAGGGCAGCAATCGGAGCCAGTGTCTAGAGGACCACACCTGGGCACCTCCCTTTCCCATCTGCAAAAGTA GGGACTGTGACCCTCCTGGGAATCCAGTTCATGGCTATTTtgaaggaaataacttcaccttaGGATCCACCATTAGTTATTACTGTGAAGACAG GTACTACTTAGTGGGCGTGCAGGAGCAGCAATGCGTTGATGGGGAGTGGAGCAGTGCACTTCCAGTCTGCAAGTTGATCCAGGAAGCTCCCAAACCAGAGTGTGAGAAGGCACTT cttgCCTTTCAGGAGAGTAAGAACCTCTGCGAAGCCATGGAGAACTTTATGCAACAATTAAAGGAAAGTGGCATGACAATGGAGGAGCTAAAATATTCTCTGGAGCTGAAGAAAGCTGAGTTGAAGGCAAAATTGTTGTAA
- the C4BPB gene encoding C4b-binding protein beta chain isoform X1, which translates to MFFWCACCLMVAWRVSASDAEHCPELPPVDNSIFVAKEVEGQILGTYVCIKGYHLVGKKTLFCNASKEWDNTTTECRLGHCPDPVLVNGEFSSSGPVNVSDKITFMCNDHYILKGSNRSQCLEDHTWAPPFPICKSRDCDPPGNPVHGYFEGNNFTLGSTISYYCEDRYYLVGVQEQQCVDGEWSSALPVCKLIQEAPKPECEKALLAFQESKNLCEAMENFMQQLKESGMTMEELKYSLELKKAELKAKLL; encoded by the exons ATGTTTTTTTGGTGTGCGTGCTGTCTTATGGTTGCGTGGCGAGTTTCTGCTTCAGATG caGAGCACTGTCCAGAGCTTCCTCCAGTGGACAATAGCATATTTGTCGCAAAGGAGGTGGAAGGACAGATTCTGGGGACTTACGTTTGTATCAAGGGCTACCACCTGGTAGGAAAGAAGACCCTTTTTTGCAATGCCTCTAAGGAGTGGGATAACACCACTACTGAGTGCCGCT tggGCCACTGTCCTGATCCTGTGCTGGTGAATGGAGAGTTCAGTTCTTCAGGGCCTGTGAATGTAAGTGACAAAATCACGTTTATGTGCAATGACCACTACATCCTCAAGGGCAGCAATCGGAGCCAGTGTCTAGAGGACCACACCTGGGCACCTCCCTTTCCCATCTGCAAAAGTA GGGACTGTGACCCTCCTGGGAATCCAGTTCATGGCTATTTtgaaggaaataacttcaccttaGGATCCACCATTAGTTATTACTGTGAAGACAG GTACTACTTAGTGGGCGTGCAGGAGCAGCAATGCGTTGATGGGGAGTGGAGCAGTGCACTTCCAGTCTGCAAGTTGATCCAGGAAGCTCCCAAACCAGAGTGTGAGAAGGCACTT cttgCCTTTCAGGAGAGTAAGAACCTCTGCGAAGCCATGGAGAACTTTATGCAACAATTAAAGGAAAGTGGCATGACAATGGAGGAGCTAAAATATTCTCTGGAGCTGAAGAAAGCTGAGTTGAAGGCAAAATTGTTGTAA
- the C4BPB gene encoding C4b-binding protein beta chain isoform X3 — MFFWCACCLMVAWRVSASDEHCPELPPVDNSIFVAKEVEGQILGTYVCIKGYHLVGKKTLFCNASKEWDNTTTECRLGHCPDPVLVNGEFSSSGPVNVSDKITFMCNDHYILKGSNRSQCLEDHTWAPPFPICKSIPQTRPLPFQPCSPLFLFLLRQSLALFPRLECSGRILAHCNLHLPGSSSSHASASQVAGITGAHPRWANFCIFSRDWVSPCWPGWSQIPDLR; from the exons ATGTTTTTTTGGTGTGCGTGCTGTCTTATGGTTGCGTGGCGAGTTTCTGCTTCAGATG AGCACTGTCCAGAGCTTCCTCCAGTGGACAATAGCATATTTGTCGCAAAGGAGGTGGAAGGACAGATTCTGGGGACTTACGTTTGTATCAAGGGCTACCACCTGGTAGGAAAGAAGACCCTTTTTTGCAATGCCTCTAAGGAGTGGGATAACACCACTACTGAGTGCCGCT tggGCCACTGTCCTGATCCTGTGCTGGTGAATGGAGAGTTCAGTTCTTCAGGGCCTGTGAATGTAAGTGACAAAATCACGTTTATGTGCAATGACCACTACATCCTCAAGGGCAGCAATCGGAGCCAGTGTCTAGAGGACCACACCTGGGCACCTCCCTTTCCCATCTGCAAAAGTA TTCCACAGACTCGTCCTCTTCCCTTCCAGCCATGTTCtcccctatttctttttcttttgagacagagtcttgctctgtttcccaggctggagtgcagtggcagaatcttggctcactgcaacctccacctcccaggttcaagcagttctcatgcctcagcctcccaagtagctgggattacaggtgcgcacccacgctgggctaatttttgtatttttagtagagactgggtttcaccatgttggccaggctggtctcaaattcctgacctcaggtga